From Chaetodon auriga isolate fChaAug3 chromosome 10, fChaAug3.hap1, whole genome shotgun sequence, a single genomic window includes:
- the copz1 gene encoding coatomer subunit zeta-1 encodes MDSPILEPSLYTVKAVLILDNDGDRLYAKYYDDTYPTVKEQKAFEKNIFNKTHRTDSEIALLEGLTVVYKSNIDLFFYVIGSSHENELMLMAVLNCLFDSLSQMLRKNVERRALLENMEGLFLAVDEIVDGGVILESDPQQVVHRVALRGDDVPLTEQTVTQVLQSAKEQIKWSLLR; translated from the exons ATGGATTCTCCCATACTG GAACCATCCTTGTACACTGTCAAAGCAGTTCTGATACTGGACAACGATGGAGACAGGCTTTACGCCAAG TATTATGATGATACATACCCGACGGTGAAGGAGCAGAAGGCGTTTGAGAAGAACATattcaacaaaacacacaggacGGACA GCGAGATAGCATTACTGGAGGGCCTCACTGTTGTCTACAAGAGCAACATAGACCTCTTCTTTTATGTGATTGGAAGTTCCCATGAAAATGAG CTTATGCTTATGGCTGTTCTAAATTGCCTTTTTGATTCACTCAGTCAGATGTTGAG AAAAAATGTTGAGAGGAGAGCTTTGCTGGAGAATATGGAGGGGCTCTTCCTGGCTGTGGATGAAATTGTAGATGGAGG GGTGATCCTGGAGAGTGACCCGCAGCAAGTTGTGCACCGTGTGGCTCTCAGA GGGGATGATGTGCCTTTGACAGAGCAGACCGTCACCCAG GTTCTTCAGTCTGCCAAAGAACAGATCAAGTGGTCTCTTCTACGATAG
- the nfe2 gene encoding transcription factor NF-E2 45 kDa subunit translates to MCSTTNYVLPPRRTCEILATPGKLCGRVSMSTNFAGARSHGAPQDTEMDVAWQELMAITELQFEVSAEGSYETTQYQSMEPMVPMGGYGMAQSHSEPPPASACELSTAEPYDGCYSKGVPACHRLGSNAESMYGHSESQLNQRMLPVSSHTQASLMAPREQMNMSGTSQGHRRANACLSQGLNRHMPWTTHGQSLHARSVDDLESDSGLSLGSSPPLASPDNPVGGAPGYQSVDIGMTYSDGEPDGMNEHTRGAHINYSMDYQNQSHSYLHSGAHQSYFSPQPTLSHTPCDAQTPWSVKQQGQTTALSNPYIDSGVSSRGSSQHNMHTKPQGSISAPAPLSRDERRAMALKIPFPMDKIINLPVDDFNELLTQYTLTDTQLALVRDIRRRGKNKVAAQNCRKRKLESIIHLERELSQLQAQREHLAKERLEFKHSLAFVKHRLTDLYSEVFSHLRDEDGQPYSVDDYSLQQTPDGKIYLVPHTAMQKREQC, encoded by the exons ATGTGTTCAACCACCAACTATGTTCTCCCGCCGAGGAGAACCTGTGAG ATATTAGCCACTCCAGGCAAGCTGTGTGGGAGAGTGTCCATGTCAACTAATTTTGCTGGAGCCAGGTCTCATGGAGCCCCTCAGGACACAGAGATGGATGTGGCTTGGCAGGAGCTGATGgccatcacagagctgcag TTTGAAGTCTCTGCTGAAGGCTCCTATGAAACAACACAGTACCAAAGCATGGAACCCATGGTCCCTATGGGAGGATATGGGATGGCTCAGTCCCATTCTgagcctcctcctgcttctgcCTGTGAGCTAAGCACTGCTGAGCCATATGATGGATGTTACTCAAAAGGGGTGCCTGCCTGTCATCGACTGGGCAGCAACGCAGAGTCCATGTACGGACACTCTGAGTCCCAGCTCAATCAAAGAATGCTCCCAGTCTCTTCTCACACACAGGCCTCACTCATGGCTCCAAGGGAACAGATGAACATGTCAGGCACCAGTCAAGGGCACAGGAGGGCCAACGCTTGTCTCTCTCAGGGTCTAAATCGTCACATGCCGTGGACTACGCATGGACAAAGTTTGCATGCTCGCTCAGTGGATGATCTGGAGTCGGACTCTGGTCTCTCTCTGGGTTCCAGTCCCCCTTTGGCCTCCCCAGATAATCCTGTTGGTGGTGCACCAGGTTACCAGAGTGTAGACATAGGTATGACATATAGTGATGGTGAACCAGACGGCATGAATGAGCACACCAGAGGAGCACACATCAATTACTCAATGGACTACCAGAATCAGTCTCACTCATATTTACACTCAGGTGCACATCAGTCTTATTTTTCACCCCAACCCACTTTATCTCACACACCATGTGATGCCCAGACTCCTTGGTCAGTCAAGCAGCAGGGTCAGACCACTGCTCTGAGCAACCCGTACATCGACTCCGGAgtgtccagcagagggagctcaCAGcataacatgcacacaaaaccaCAAGGAAGCATCTCTGCTCCTGCACCGCTCAGCAGGGATGAGCGGCGGGCCATGGCTTTGAAGATCCCCTTCCCCATGGATAAGATTATCAATCTGCCCGTAGATGACTTCAATGAGCTCCTGACACAGTATACTCTCACAGATACTCAACTAGCACTGGTCAGGGACATCAGGCGAAGAGGGAAGAACAAGGTGGCAGCACAGAACTGCAGGAAAAGGAAGCTTGAGAGCATAATTCACCTAGAAAGAGAACTGAGCCAGCTGCAGGCCCAGAGAGAGCACCTGGCAAAGGAGAGGCTTGAGTTCAAACACAGCTTGGCTTTTGTTAAACATCGCCTCACAGACCTCTACTCAGAAGTATTTTCTCACTTAAGAGATGAAGATGGACAACCGTACTCAGTTGACGACTACTCTCTCCAACAGACACCAGATGGTAAAATTTATTTGGTACCTCACACAGCTATGCAAAAGAGAGAGCAGTGCTGA
- the hnrnpa1b gene encoding heterogeneous nuclear ribonucleoprotein A1b isoform X2, with protein MSKDVPREPEQLRKLFIGGLSFETTDESLRAHFEQWGSLTDCVVMRDPNSKRSRGFGFVTYSSVQEVDAAMSARPHKVDGRVVEPKRAVSREDSNRPGAHVTVKKIFVGGIKEDTEESHLRDYFQQFGKIEVIDIMTDRNTGKKRGFAFVTFDDHDSVDRIVIQKYHTINSHNCEVRKALTRQEMQTAGMGMRGRNNGGRPYDYDRGFNQGGRGRYGDGPYNCNGGDGGYGGGPGGYNNGGNRGYNQGYSQGGGGGGGGYGGNGYESNGYGNCSGGGGGGNNYNMGHYDPQASNFGPMKNNFGGGGGGGRNFGGYGNNSNNGGYGRPGRF; from the exons ATGTCGAAAGAT GTCCCACGTGAGCCCGAGCAGCTCCGTAAGCTGTTCATTGGGGGTTTGAGCTTCGAGACCACAGACGAAAGCCTGCGGGCTCATTTTGAGCAATGGGGGAGCCTTACAGACTGTGTA GTCATGAGGGATCCCAACAGCAAGAGGTCCAGGGGCTTTGGGTTTGTTACATACTCATCAGTACAGGAGGTTGACGCTGCCATGTCTGCCCGCCCCCACAAGGTTGATGGAAGAGTTGTTGAGCCTAAACGAGCTGTTTCCAGGGAG GACTCAAACAGGCCAGGTGCCCACGtaacagtgaaaaaaatctTTGTTGGAGGCATCAAGGAAGATACAGAGGAGTCACACCTGCGAGATTACTTCCAGCAGTTTGGCAAAATCGAGGTCATTGATATCATGACAGATCGCAATACCGGAAAGAAGAGGGGCTTTGCTTTTGTGACCTTTGATGACCACGATTCAGTTGACAGGATTGTCA TCCAGAAGTACCACACAATCAACTCCCACAACTGTGAAGTAAGGAAGGCCCTCACAAGGCAGGAGATGCAGACAGCAGGAATGGGTATGAGAG GGCGCAACAACGGCGGACGGCCCTATGACTACGACAGAGGCTTCAACCAGG GTGGCAGGGGCAGGTATGGAGATGGTCCTTACAATTGCAATGGAGGTGATGGTG GCTATGGAGGTGGCCCTGGTGGATATAATAATGGTGGCAACCGGGGATATAACCAAGGTTACAgccagggtggaggaggaggaggtgggggctATGGAGGAAACGGTTATGAAAGTAACGGTTATGGTAA CTGTAGCGGAGGCGGTGGTGGTGGCAATAACTACAACATGGGCCACTACGACCCCCAGGCATCCAACTTTGGCCCAATGAAGAACAACTTTGGCGGTGGTGGCGGCGGTGGCAGGAACTTCG GTGGCTATGGAAATAACTCAAACAATGGTGGATATGGTCGTCCAGGACGATTTTGA
- the hnrnpa1b gene encoding heterogeneous nuclear ribonucleoprotein A1b isoform X3 — translation MSKDVPREPEQLRKLFIGGLSFETTDESLRAHFEQWGSLTDCVVMRDPNSKRSRGFGFVTYSSVQEVDAAMSARPHKVDGRVVEPKRAVSREDSNRPGAHVTVKKIFVGGIKEDTEESHLRDYFQQFGKIEVIDIMTDRNTGKKRGFAFVTFDDHDSVDRIVIQKYHTINSHNCEVRKALTRQEMQTAGMGRNNGGRPYDYDRGFNQGGRGRYGDGPYNCNGGDGGYGGGPGGYNNGGNRGYNQGYSQGGGGGGGGYGGNGYESNGYGSCSGGGGGGNNYNMGHYDPQASNFGPMKNNFGGGGGGGRNFGGYGNNSNNGGYGRPGRF, via the exons ATGTCGAAAGAT GTCCCACGTGAGCCCGAGCAGCTCCGTAAGCTGTTCATTGGGGGTTTGAGCTTCGAGACCACAGACGAAAGCCTGCGGGCTCATTTTGAGCAATGGGGGAGCCTTACAGACTGTGTA GTCATGAGGGATCCCAACAGCAAGAGGTCCAGGGGCTTTGGGTTTGTTACATACTCATCAGTACAGGAGGTTGACGCTGCCATGTCTGCCCGCCCCCACAAGGTTGATGGAAGAGTTGTTGAGCCTAAACGAGCTGTTTCCAGGGAG GACTCAAACAGGCCAGGTGCCCACGtaacagtgaaaaaaatctTTGTTGGAGGCATCAAGGAAGATACAGAGGAGTCACACCTGCGAGATTACTTCCAGCAGTTTGGCAAAATCGAGGTCATTGATATCATGACAGATCGCAATACCGGAAAGAAGAGGGGCTTTGCTTTTGTGACCTTTGATGACCACGATTCAGTTGACAGGATTGTCA TCCAGAAGTACCACACAATCAACTCCCACAACTGTGAAGTAAGGAAGGCCCTCACAAGGCAGGAGATGCAGACAGCAGGAATGG GGCGCAACAACGGCGGACGGCCCTATGACTACGACAGAGGCTTCAACCAGG GTGGCAGGGGCAGGTATGGAGATGGTCCTTACAATTGCAATGGAGGTGATGGTG GCTATGGAGGTGGCCCTGGTGGATATAATAATGGTGGCAACCGGGGATATAACCAAGGTTACAgccagggtggaggaggaggaggtgggggctATGGAGGAAACGGTTATGAAAGTAACGGTTATG GCAGCTGTAGCGGAGGCGGTGGTGGTGGCAATAACTACAACATGGGCCACTACGACCCCCAGGCATCCAACTTTGGCCCAATGAAGAACAACTTTGGCGGTGGTGGCGGCGGTGGCAGGAACTTCG GTGGCTATGGAAATAACTCAAACAATGGTGGATATGGTCGTCCAGGACGATTTTGA
- the hnrnpa1b gene encoding heterogeneous nuclear ribonucleoprotein A1b isoform X1, giving the protein MSKDVPREPEQLRKLFIGGLSFETTDESLRAHFEQWGSLTDCVVMRDPNSKRSRGFGFVTYSSVQEVDAAMSARPHKVDGRVVEPKRAVSREDSNRPGAHVTVKKIFVGGIKEDTEESHLRDYFQQFGKIEVIDIMTDRNTGKKRGFAFVTFDDHDSVDRIVIQKYHTINSHNCEVRKALTRQEMQTAGMGMRGRNNGGRPYDYDRGFNQGGRGRYGDGPYNCNGGDGGYGGGPGGYNNGGNRGYNQGYSQGGGGGGGGYGGNGYESNGYGSCSGGGGGGNNYNMGHYDPQASNFGPMKNNFGGGGGGGRNFGGYGNNSNNGGYGRPGRF; this is encoded by the exons ATGTCGAAAGAT GTCCCACGTGAGCCCGAGCAGCTCCGTAAGCTGTTCATTGGGGGTTTGAGCTTCGAGACCACAGACGAAAGCCTGCGGGCTCATTTTGAGCAATGGGGGAGCCTTACAGACTGTGTA GTCATGAGGGATCCCAACAGCAAGAGGTCCAGGGGCTTTGGGTTTGTTACATACTCATCAGTACAGGAGGTTGACGCTGCCATGTCTGCCCGCCCCCACAAGGTTGATGGAAGAGTTGTTGAGCCTAAACGAGCTGTTTCCAGGGAG GACTCAAACAGGCCAGGTGCCCACGtaacagtgaaaaaaatctTTGTTGGAGGCATCAAGGAAGATACAGAGGAGTCACACCTGCGAGATTACTTCCAGCAGTTTGGCAAAATCGAGGTCATTGATATCATGACAGATCGCAATACCGGAAAGAAGAGGGGCTTTGCTTTTGTGACCTTTGATGACCACGATTCAGTTGACAGGATTGTCA TCCAGAAGTACCACACAATCAACTCCCACAACTGTGAAGTAAGGAAGGCCCTCACAAGGCAGGAGATGCAGACAGCAGGAATGGGTATGAGAG GGCGCAACAACGGCGGACGGCCCTATGACTACGACAGAGGCTTCAACCAGG GTGGCAGGGGCAGGTATGGAGATGGTCCTTACAATTGCAATGGAGGTGATGGTG GCTATGGAGGTGGCCCTGGTGGATATAATAATGGTGGCAACCGGGGATATAACCAAGGTTACAgccagggtggaggaggaggaggtgggggctATGGAGGAAACGGTTATGAAAGTAACGGTTATG GCAGCTGTAGCGGAGGCGGTGGTGGTGGCAATAACTACAACATGGGCCACTACGACCCCCAGGCATCCAACTTTGGCCCAATGAAGAACAACTTTGGCGGTGGTGGCGGCGGTGGCAGGAACTTCG GTGGCTATGGAAATAACTCAAACAATGGTGGATATGGTCGTCCAGGACGATTTTGA
- the cbx5 gene encoding chromobox protein homolog 5, producing the protein MGKKSREEESSSSDEEEYVVEKVLDRRVVKGRVEFFLKWKGYSEKHNTWEPEKNLDCPELISEFMKTYKKSSGSSTPSSGGSKSSTGSLGRSKDSSTSKKRSSDDDEEGGSKPKKKKEDDILVARGFERGLEPEKIIGATDSCGDLMFLMKWKDSEEADLVLAKEANHKCPQIVIAFYEERLTWHEDSDKKEKDAVSA; encoded by the exons ATGGGCAAAAAGTCTCGCGAAGAGGAGTCTTCATCCTCTGATGAGGAAGAATATGTTGTGGAGAAGGTGCTGGACAGGAGGGTGGTGAAAGGCAGGGTTGAGTTCTTCCTGAAGTGGAAAGGATACTCAGA AAAGCACAATACGTGGGAGCCAGAGAAGAATCTGGACTGCCCTGAGCTTATTTCAGAATTCATGAAGACCTACAAGAAAAGCAGTGGGAGCTCGACACCTAGCAGCGGGGGCAGCAAATCAAGTACAGGCTCCTTGGGACGCTCCAAAGACTCCAGTACCTCAAAGAAGAGAAGTTCAGACGATGATGAGGAGGGTGGCAGTAAgcccaaaaagaaaaaggag gatgACATTCTAGTTGCACGTGGCTTTGAGAGAGGACTTGAGCCAGAGAAGATCATAGGAGCAACTGACTCATGTGGAGACCTAATGTTTCTTATGAAGTG GAAAGACTCCGAGGAGGCTGATCTCGTGCTTGCCAAGGAGGCCAATCATAAGTGCCCACAGATAGTCATAGCCTTCTATGAGGAACGTCTCACCTGGCATGAAGACAGtgacaagaaggagaaggatgCTGTCAGTGCATGA